The following coding sequences lie in one Miscanthus floridulus cultivar M001 chromosome 9, ASM1932011v1, whole genome shotgun sequence genomic window:
- the LOC136479358 gene encoding uncharacterized protein, producing MGKTAEPAARAGAHGASACRGGQPRAPAVAARADGGGRPRLRRRAALTAAARLGWGVLRGGGARWLGLAGVGAPGSRAAVLGVLGGRGRAVAGAHRCGRTGEPRGRAARRGWGVLGGGGGGARWRGLTGGRASGSRAPGLGVLGGGVLPAWARRGAARPGWGVLGGEGVRWRGLAGGAAERRGRRWPAGEARRASGCSGVGSRRRGRAGEPRGRAGGCSGAGARGGGGSPAWARRRGGAARAALAGRGGAAGVGTEQAARVLGVGGILGRRF from the exons ATGGGGAAGACGGccgag cCGGCGGCAAGAGCAGGGGCGCACGGGGCCAGCGCGTGCAGGGGAGGACAGCCGCGCGCGCCGGCGGTGGCAGCacgcgcggacggcggcggcagGCCGCGCTTACGGCGGCGGGCAGCGCTGACGGCGGCAGCGCGGCTGGGCTGGGGGGTACTCAGGGGTGGGGGCGCGCGGTGGCTGGGGCTCGCCGGTGTGGGCGCGCCGGGGAGCCGTGCAGCTGTGCTGGGGGTGCTCGGGGGGCGGGGGCGCGCTGTGGCGGGGGCTCACCGGTGTGGGCGCACCGGGgagccgcgcggccgggcggcgcGGCGGGGCTGGGGGGTcctcgggggcgggggcgggggcgcgcgGTGGCGGGGTCTCACCGGCGGCCGCGCGTCGGGGAGCCGCGCGCCGGGGCTGGGGGTGCTCGGGGGCGGGGTCTTgccggcgtgggcgcgccggGGAGCCGCGCGGCCGGGCTGGGGGGTGCTCGGGGGCGAGGGCGTGCGGTGGCGGGGGCTCGCCGGGGGCGCGGCGGAGCGGCGCGGGCGGCGCTGGCCGGCAGGGGAGGCGCGGCGGGCGTCGGGGTGCTCGGGGGTGGGGtctcgccggcgtgggcgcgccggGGAGCCGCGCGGCCGGGCTGGGGGCTGCTCGGGGGCGGGGGCGCGCGGTGGCGGGGGCTCGCCAGCGTGGGCGCGCCGGCGCGGCGGAGCGGCGCGGGCGGCGCTGGCCGGCAGGGGAGGCGCGGCGGGCGTCGGGACAGAGCAGGCGGCTAGGGTACTGGGGGTGGGGGGGATTTTGGGCCGGCGGTTTTag
- the LOC136479359 gene encoding uncharacterized protein, with the protein MEDHEWMYTLRRDEHDYDLLFIVKVEEFLQHAFGESVGGHSLVVCPCSGCDNRRRKDRLTMGKHIVKFGFTPGYHRWIHHGEADRIREAVVRPWLEAFDDDAGVADMLDDTHQAQFAEGRDKEEMEAATDAFYLMLDSAQRPLHDHTNVSQLDAIGRVMGLKAELNLSREGFDKMVAVWSDMLPKTHIMPKNLYEAERLLLALKMPYDKIHVCPKGCVLFRKEHADAKYCPKCKSSRYVEVDSGDGQKRQLKIPMRVLRHLPFLSRLQRLFMTEESAKQITWHKNDTRYNPEKMVHPSDADAWKYFNSRHPLKVEEARNVCVALATDGFNPYGMMATPYTCWPVFVIPLNLPPGFSFQQHTMFLSLIIPGHLGSNMGVFMELVIDELIDAWVKGVWTYDRAMKTSFKMHVWYHYSLHDFLAYGLMCAWCVQGKFPCPICKEAVRFIWLKKGGKYLSFDKHRQFLPLDHPFREDVKSFTKGVKAMDPRPHLRTGAEVRDRTKMVGNRSPRQVLLVYQRLRPPDGGEGTSSPPVARVGPGHPSTGRGRGRGRGRPRRDPPPTPEEHVAATGTTTDTPSRDEGTQQTEDSSTFSAPYLRGTTSLPPIPLPDRRPLVRHVGRRGWLVLSGALDPPRTLATILGCLCRKHFPGLVDLKEGRWEPAWSWDRYKLGSDDEQDNKQERVLADFWRYFKAEEGRETLADQTAHRACKKYVGDIIHEARLQAHVDYYRSIKKEPLNKTGARNEVAHPDVPVSEFGAWAVSHMGPMKSGVVFNPDAPTQAYSDPSVHAKVRDYTEAVRALRGSDHNMSTEPLETEVIMRLGQGRKHGRLWIVDGADSSSSAPSLSPT; encoded by the exons atggaggaccatgagtggatgtacacgctccggagagacgagcatgattacgacttgctgtttatagtcaaggtcgaagaattcttacagcatgcatttggtgagagtgtcggaggccattctctagtggtttgtccatgtagcggttgtgacaacagaagaaggaaagataggttaaccatgggtaaacatattgtgaagtttggatttactccgggctaccaccggtggatccaccatggtgaagccgatcgtatcagggaggcggtggtgagaccatggctcgaggctttcgatgatgatgccggggtagcagacatgctggatgacacgcaccaagctcagttcgctgaaggacgtgacaaggaggagatggaggctgccacagatgccttctacctgatgttggactcggcacaaagaccccttcatgatcatactaatgtttctcagctggacgccattggtcgcgtaatggggttgaaggccgagttaaacctaagtcgagaaggctttgacaagatggtggccgtgtggagcgatatgctaccgaagacacacattatgccgaagaacttgtacgaggcagagaggcttcttcttgcacttaagatgccgtatgacaagatacatgtgtgtccgaaggggtgcgtcctatttaggaaagaacacgcggatgcaaagtactgcccaaagtgtaaatcctccaggtacgtggaggtagactctggcgatggccagaagaggcagcttaagatccccatgagagtcctacgacaccttccgttcctgtcgaggctccaacggctattcatgaccgaggaatccgcaaaacagattacatggcacaaaaacgacacacgatacaatcctgagaagatggtacatccatccgatgctgatgcatggaagtacttcaattcGCGGCATCCTCTCAAAGTagaggaggctcgtaatgtatgtgtcgcgctggcaacagatgggttcaatccatatggcatgatggctACACCATatacatgttggcccgtgttcgtcatccccctgaatctcccccctgGCTTCTCCTTTCAACAACATACCATGTTCCTATCGTTGATAATCCCTGGACAcctggggagtaatatgggtgtcttcatggagcttgtgatagatgagttgatcgatgcttgggtcaaaggggtgtggacatacgaccgagctatgaagactagcttcaaaatgcacgtctggtaccactactccctgcacgacTTCCTGGCGTACGGTTTaatgtgcgcctggtgtgttcaggggaagttcccatgcccaatatgcaaggaagctgtgaggttcatatggttgaagaagggtggcaagtatttgtcgttcgacaaacatcgtcaattcctccctcttgaccatccatttagaGAAGACGTCAAGAgttttacgaaaggtgtcaaagcgatggaccctagaccgcacttgaggactggggcggaggttc gtgacagaacaaagatggtgggcaaccGTTCACCAAGGCAGGTGCTCTTGGTGTACCAGAGGCTACGCCCTCCTGATGGAGGCGAGGGGACGTCTTCGCCCCCAGTGGCGAGAGTAGGCCCGGGTCACCCCAGcacagggagggggagggggaggggccggGGTCGCCCCAGGAGGGACCCGCCTCCTACCCCGGAGGAGCACGTGGCGGCCACGGGCACGACCACAGACACTCCGTCGAGGGATGAGGGGACTCAGCAGACGGAGGACAGTTCTACTTTCTCGGCTCCCTACCTACGAGGTACCACAAGCCTTCCTCCGATTCCGCTTCCTGACCGACGCCCACTGGTTCGTCATGTGGGaagaag gggctGGCTAGTTCTGTCGGGTGCTCTTGACCCCCCACGCACCCTCGCTACCATCCTGGGATGTCTGTGCAGGAAACACTTCCCTGGCCTTGTGGActtgaaagaggggaggtgggagccggcctggtcgtgggacaggtacaagctcggctcggatgacgagcaggacaacaagcaggagcgggttttgGCAGACTTTTGG aggtacttcaaggccgaagaaggtagAGAGACCCTGGCGGATCAGACGGCACACAGAGCCTGTAAGAAGTACGTCGGCGACATAATTCACGAGGCGCGACTCCAGGCCCATGTCGACTACTAcaggtccatcaagaaagagcccctcaacaaaaccggcgcaagaaat gaggtggcacacccggacgtgccggtgtcagagtttggggcatgggctgtgtCCCACATGGGTCCGATGAAATCCGGTGTCGTCTTCAACCCGGATGCCCCTACCCAGGCTTACTCTGACCCGAGCGTCcacgctaaggtcagagactacacggaggcggttagggcgctccgtggctcagatcacaatatgagcactgagccccttgagacagaggtgatcatgaggctggggcaaggcaggaagcacggGCGGTTGTGGATTGTAGACGGTGCcgactcctcgagctctgcaccctctctctctccgacgtga